Proteins encoded in a region of the Vitis riparia cultivar Riparia Gloire de Montpellier isolate 1030 chromosome 7, EGFV_Vit.rip_1.0, whole genome shotgun sequence genome:
- the LOC117918231 gene encoding nuclear transcription factor Y subunit B-5: MVDDIGTNADRDYDHKYNYAGGSSVSAEDGIIKEQDRLLPIANVGRIMKQILPPNAKISKEAKETMQECVSEFISFVTGEASDKCHKEKRKTVNGDDICWALGTLGFDDYAEPLKRYLHRYRELEGEKANQSKASEENDEPSNYRDEPQGSIQFHLLH; encoded by the coding sequence ATGGTTGATGATATAGGTACTAATGCAGATAGAGACTATGATCATAAGTATAATTATGCAGGTGGAAGCAGTGTTTCGGCTGAGGATGGGATCATCAAGGAACAAGATCGATTGCTGCCGATCGCCAATGTTGGACGGATCATGAAGCAGATCCTGCCACCTAATGCAAAAATCTCCAAGGAAGCAAAAGAAACCATGCAAGAATGTGTCTCGGAGTTCATTAGCTTTGTGACTGGAGAAGCATCTGACAAGTGTCACAAGGAGAAGCGCAAGACTGTCAATGGGGACGACATTTGTTGGGCTTTGGGAACTTTAGGGTTCGATGACTATGCTGAACCGCTTAAAAGGTATTTGCATAGATATAGGGAGTTAGAAGGTGAGAAAGCTAACCAGAGTAAGGCTagtgaagaaaatgatgaacCTTCAAATTATAGAGATGAACCACAAGGAAGCATACAGTTTCACCTGCTCCACTGA